The DNA segment GCGGCATCCGGCGGCGGGTTCCGCAAGGAACTGCCCGACGAGGTGCCCGCGTCCGCGAATGCGTCCGCGGAGTCCGCCTCCCCGGAGGGGGAGACGCCGCCGGATCGGCCCGGATCCGGGCTGTCCGGACGGCAGCGGCTGGTGAACAGCCTGTGGCCGCCTCGGATCACCCGGGCCCAACTCATCGTCGCCCTGCTGCTGTTCGGTCTCGGCTTCGGCCTGGCAGTCCAGGTGGCCTCGAACAGCGACGGCGACAGTGCCCTGCGTGGTGCCCGCCAGGAGGATCTCGTCCGCATCCTCGACGAACTCGACGACCGCACAGAGCGTCTTGAGGAGGAGAAGCAGGGACTCGAGGAGCAGCGCGACGAGCTCGAGAACAGCTCGGACCAGGCCGAGGAGGCTCGTCGGCAGACGCTGGAGAGGGAACGCCAGCTCGGCATTCTGGCGGGCACGGTCGCCGCACAGGGCTCCGGCATCACGCTGGTCGTCGAGGACCCGAAGGGGATGGTCGCGTCGAACATGCTGCTCGACGCGGTCCAGGAGCTGCGCGCGGCCGGCGCCGAGGCCATTCAGGTGAACGGCATACGGGTCGTGGCGGGCACCTACCTGTCGGATTCCGGCGACGGAGTGAGCGTCGACGGGAACAAGATCACCGCACCCTATCGTTTCAAGGTCATCGGCAAGCCGCAGGACCTCGAGCCGGCGCTCAACATCCCTGGAGGAGTGGTGCAGACTCTCGAGAAGGAACAGGCCACCGCCTTGGTGGAGAGGTCGACCAAGATCGTTGTGGATGCCTTGCGACCGGCGAAGCAGCCTGGCTACGCTCGGTCGTCCTCGCAGTGAACCGGGGGTGCATGGAGGGCGACCGGCGAGAGCAGGAGGTTGCGGGGGGTCGGCGCACCGAATGGGTGGTGCGTGGTGGAAACTGTCTGGTGGATACGGACGTTGTGAGGATGTCCGGGTCGGCCAGTGTGTTCAGTCAGGGTTCGTCCTGCCCCACGGGCGGGTCTGTTTCGGTCAAGGGGAATCGCCCGTGAAGTTGTTTGGGAAGTTGTTCGGCAAGAGCGCGCGAGAAGGCCGCGCCAACGCGACCGCTCGTCATCGCGCACAGCCCGACGCGGAGGCGTCGCGTCCGCTGTACCGGGATCAGGTCGGTGGTCCCGGGGAGAACGTTGCGGGAGGCCAGGGCGCGCCGTCGGTTGACCCTGCGCAGTCGAGCGGCATAGGTTTCGGGCAACCGTCAGCCTCAGGTACGGGTGGAGGGTTTTCCGCCCCGTACGCGTCCCAGGCCCCCGGTGGGCAGGAGGATCCGTCCATGTCGGCCTTGGTGTGTACGAGGTGCGGTAACCGCAACGCGGAGAACAGTCGCTTCTGTTCGAACTGCGGCGCCCCGCTCAGGCCCGGAGCCGTCCCGGAGCGCCCCTCCGAGACGACGTCCACCATCTCCATTTCCGGTCTCGAGGCGTACGACGCAGAGGTCACGGGCCAGACGCAGGTCCCGGCGCTGTCCCCGGAGGCGCAGGCTGCTGTCGACGCGCTGCCGATGGGTTCCGCGCTCCTGGTCGTACGCCGCGGGCCGAACTCGGGCAGCCGTTTCCTGCTGGACGGCGATCTGACCACGGCCGGCCGCCACCCGCAGAGCGACATCTTCCTGGACGACGTGACGGTCTCCCGCCGGCACGTGGAGTTCCGCCGCGGCCAGGACGGTTCGTTCACGGTGGCCGACGTGGGCAGCCTGAACGGCACGTACGTCAACCGTGAGCGGATCGACCAGGTCGGCGTGTCGAACGGTGACGAGGTGCAGATCGGCAAGTACCGACTGGTCTTCTACGCGAGCCAGCGGGGCTACTGACCCTCCCCGGACTCCGTCCGGGGCACCCTGACCCCAGGGAAGGTCCATGCTTCACACACCGAGCGGCGGTGCCGGGCACGGTATCGCCGCAGCGGAAACTGGACTGATGAGCATCGGTACGGTGCTGAACGTGCTGCGCGAGGAGTTCCCCGAAGTCACCATCTCCAAGATCCGTTTCCTGGAGTCGGAAGGGCTCATCGAGCCGCGGCGGGCCCCCTCGGGGTACCGCAAGTTCAGCGCCGAGGACGTGGAGCGCCTCGGCCACGTCCTGAGGATGCAGCGGGACCACTATCTGCCGCTCAAGGTGATCCGCGAGCACCTGGACGCCATGGAGCGCGGGGAGGCCGTGCCCCTTCCGGTACTGTCCCGGCAGCGGGACGGGGAAGCCGGTCCCGAGCCGGTTGCCGACCGGCTCGCCACAGTGGCCCGGATCGGGCGGGCGCAGCTGCTGGCGGCGTCCGGCGTCGACCAGCGCCAGCTCGCGGAGTGGGAGTCGTACGGGCTGCTCGCGCCGGTCGAGGACGAGGTGTACGACGCCGAGGCGGTCACCGTCGCCGGCCTCATCACCGAGCTGGGGCGGTTCGGGATCGAGCCGCGGCATCTGAGAGCGATGAAGGCCGCCGCCGACCGGGAGGCCGGGCTGGTCGACCAGGTCGTCGCCCCGCTCAAGCGTCACCGCAACCCGCAGACCAGGGCGCACGCGCAGGCGCGCACGAAGGAGCTCGCCGGTCTCACGGCGAAGCTCCACGCGGCGCTGGTGAGCTCGGCGCTCGGGGTGCGGCTGCCCTGAGAGGGCGAGTGGGGAGGCCCGGATCGGCCGTCCGATCCGGGCCCGACTACCCAAACGTCCCGGGCACGGCCTAGGGTTGCTGTGTGAACGAGCTCGATGTCGTAGGTGTCCGGGTCGAAATGCCCTCGAACCAACCGATCGTGCTGCTGCGTGAAGTGGGAGGCGACCGGTACCTCCCCATCTGGATCGGACCGGGGGAGGCGACGGCCATCGCCTTCGCCCAGCAGGGTATGGCTCCCGCACGCCCGCTGA comes from the Streptomyces sp. KMM 9044 genome and includes:
- a CDS encoding zinc-ribbon and FHA domain-containing protein, which translates into the protein MGGAWWKLSGGYGRCEDVRVGQCVQSGFVLPHGRVCFGQGESPVKLFGKLFGKSAREGRANATARHRAQPDAEASRPLYRDQVGGPGENVAGGQGAPSVDPAQSSGIGFGQPSASGTGGGFSAPYASQAPGGQEDPSMSALVCTRCGNRNAENSRFCSNCGAPLRPGAVPERPSETTSTISISGLEAYDAEVTGQTQVPALSPEAQAAVDALPMGSALLVVRRGPNSGSRFLLDGDLTTAGRHPQSDIFLDDVTVSRRHVEFRRGQDGSFTVADVGSLNGTYVNRERIDQVGVSNGDEVQIGKYRLVFYASQRGY
- the ftsR gene encoding transcriptional regulator FtsR, coding for MLHTPSGGAGHGIAAAETGLMSIGTVLNVLREEFPEVTISKIRFLESEGLIEPRRAPSGYRKFSAEDVERLGHVLRMQRDHYLPLKVIREHLDAMERGEAVPLPVLSRQRDGEAGPEPVADRLATVARIGRAQLLAASGVDQRQLAEWESYGLLAPVEDEVYDAEAVTVAGLITELGRFGIEPRHLRAMKAAADREAGLVDQVVAPLKRHRNPQTRAHAQARTKELAGLTAKLHAALVSSALGVRLP
- a CDS encoding DUF881 domain-containing protein; this translates as MTPEPQTGPRAAAPGARQVSRPHPAPAPRPALAPRPVAASGGGFRKELPDEVPASANASAESASPEGETPPDRPGSGLSGRQRLVNSLWPPRITRAQLIVALLLFGLGFGLAVQVASNSDGDSALRGARQEDLVRILDELDDRTERLEEEKQGLEEQRDELENSSDQAEEARRQTLERERQLGILAGTVAAQGSGITLVVEDPKGMVASNMLLDAVQELRAAGAEAIQVNGIRVVAGTYLSDSGDGVSVDGNKITAPYRFKVIGKPQDLEPALNIPGGVVQTLEKEQATALVERSTKIVVDALRPAKQPGYARSSSQ